A single genomic interval of Burkholderia cepacia ATCC 25416 harbors:
- the rodA gene encoding rod shape-determining protein RodA, with protein sequence MQFDKRAWLDKIKQMFAGFDRPLALIVFLLLCVGIVTLYSAAIDMPGRVEDQLRNILLTFVLMWVIANIPPTTLMRFAVPLYTFGVTLLVAVALFGMTKKGAKRWLNVGVVIQPSEILKIATPLMLAWYYQRREGGLRWYDFIAAFGILMVPVGLIAKQPDLGTGLLVFAAGFFVIYLAGLSFKLIVPVLVAGVIAVGSIAVFEDRICQPEVQWPLMHDYQKHRVCTLLDPTSDPLGKGFHTIQAVIAIGSGGVLGKGYLKGTQAHLEFIPEKHTDFIFAVFSEEWGLVGGLVLLTLYMALIARGLYIAAQGATLFGRLLAGSLTLAFFVYAFVNIGMVSGVLPVVGVPLPFMSYGGTALTTLGIAIGMIMSVGRQRRLMKS encoded by the coding sequence ATGCAATTCGACAAGCGCGCCTGGCTCGACAAGATCAAGCAGATGTTCGCGGGCTTCGACCGCCCGCTCGCCCTCATCGTGTTCCTGCTGCTGTGCGTCGGCATCGTCACGCTGTACAGCGCGGCGATCGACATGCCGGGCCGCGTCGAGGACCAGTTGCGCAACATCCTGCTGACGTTCGTGCTGATGTGGGTGATCGCCAACATCCCGCCCACGACGCTGATGCGCTTCGCGGTCCCGCTCTACACGTTCGGGGTCACGCTATTGGTCGCGGTCGCGCTGTTCGGGATGACCAAGAAAGGCGCGAAGCGCTGGCTGAACGTCGGCGTCGTGATCCAGCCGTCGGAGATCCTCAAGATCGCGACCCCCCTGATGCTCGCGTGGTACTACCAGCGCCGCGAAGGCGGGCTGCGCTGGTACGACTTCATCGCCGCGTTCGGGATCCTGATGGTGCCGGTCGGGCTGATCGCCAAGCAGCCCGACCTCGGCACGGGCCTGCTCGTGTTCGCGGCCGGCTTCTTCGTGATCTACCTCGCCGGCCTGTCGTTCAAGCTGATCGTGCCGGTGCTCGTCGCGGGCGTGATCGCGGTCGGCTCGATCGCCGTGTTCGAAGATCGCATCTGCCAGCCCGAAGTGCAGTGGCCGCTGATGCACGACTACCAGAAGCACCGCGTGTGCACGCTGCTCGACCCGACTTCCGACCCACTCGGCAAGGGCTTCCACACGATCCAGGCCGTAATCGCGATCGGCTCGGGCGGCGTGCTCGGCAAGGGCTACCTGAAAGGCACGCAGGCGCACCTCGAGTTCATTCCGGAGAAGCACACCGACTTCATCTTCGCGGTGTTCTCCGAGGAATGGGGGCTCGTCGGCGGGCTCGTGCTGCTGACGCTTTACATGGCGCTGATCGCACGCGGGCTCTATATCGCCGCGCAGGGCGCGACGCTGTTCGGCCGCCTGCTCGCGGGTTCGCTCACGCTCGCGTTCTTCGTCTATGCGTTCGTCAACATCGGGATGGTGAGCGGCGTGCTGCCGGTCGTCGGCGTGCCGCTGCCGTTCATGAGTTATGGCGGCACGGCGCTCACGACGCTCGGCATCGCGATCGGGATGATCATGAGCGTCGGGCGGCAGCGGCGGTTGATGAAGAGCTGA
- a CDS encoding tetratricopeptide repeat protein produces the protein MNDGDGACRGRVQGGAGARRRIGAMLGLWCVCGVYGVCIAAGAPGAPQAKPDPSRETQSAVADYNAGDYRAALVQFHDAAERGDRLAQFNYAMMLLTGEGVTANVDEGLRWLKRAADANMSHAQYVYGRMLDDGEFVARNPAEAHRWFLRAAKQGHVQAALSLANQFLDGRGTPRDNRQAFAWYKQAADAGEPTAQYVTASFYERGGDGVAQNLNIARAYYAAAAAQGDETAGLKFKELSARLKVQGPASGAGAEPGGTHAPAQ, from the coding sequence ATGAACGATGGCGACGGCGCGTGCCGTGGGCGCGTGCAGGGTGGGGCCGGGGCGCGCAGGCGGATCGGCGCGATGCTCGGCCTGTGGTGCGTGTGTGGCGTCTATGGCGTGTGTATTGCAGCGGGCGCACCGGGCGCGCCGCAAGCGAAGCCCGATCCATCGCGCGAGACGCAGTCGGCGGTCGCCGACTACAACGCCGGCGACTATCGCGCGGCGCTGGTGCAGTTCCACGACGCGGCCGAGCGCGGCGACCGTCTCGCGCAATTCAACTACGCGATGATGCTGCTGACCGGCGAAGGCGTGACGGCGAACGTCGACGAAGGGCTGCGCTGGCTGAAGCGCGCGGCCGACGCGAACATGTCGCATGCGCAGTACGTGTACGGGCGGATGCTCGACGACGGCGAGTTCGTCGCGCGCAATCCGGCCGAAGCGCATCGCTGGTTCCTGCGGGCGGCGAAGCAGGGGCATGTGCAGGCCGCGTTGTCGCTCGCGAACCAGTTCCTCGACGGGCGCGGCACGCCGCGCGACAACCGGCAGGCATTCGCGTGGTACAAGCAGGCCGCCGATGCAGGCGAGCCGACCGCGCAGTACGTGACCGCGTCGTTCTACGAGCGCGGGGGCGACGGTGTCGCGCAGAACCTGAACATCGCGCGGGCGTATTACGCGGCGGCGGCCGCGCAGGGCGACGAGACGGCCGGGCTGAAATTCAAGGAGCTGAGTGCGCGGCTGAAGGTGCAGGGGCCGGCGTCGGGTGCCGGCGCGGAGCCGGGCGGGACGCACGCGCCGGCGCAGTGA
- a CDS encoding HpcH/HpaI aldolase family protein, which translates to MSTLTNSLKQRLHDGDDPLYGLWLSLGSDSAAEALAHAGYDWLCIDMEHAPNDSRDVASQLRAIAAAHLPSEPVVRVPAREPWLVKRALDAGARTLMFPCIETVDDAAHAVRLTRYPSPESPDGLRGVAGMVRAAAFGMRRDYVQTANAQVAVIVQIESARGVDEVERIAALPGVDCLFVGPADLAASLGHLGDIRHPDVETAMARVLAAGRQAGVAVGIFAGDTAAARQYREAGYRMITLSADVSWLLRATRQALQEVRS; encoded by the coding sequence ATGAGCACGCTCACCAATTCCCTCAAACAACGCCTGCACGACGGCGACGACCCGTTGTACGGCCTGTGGCTGTCGCTCGGCAGCGACTCGGCCGCGGAAGCGCTCGCGCATGCCGGCTACGACTGGCTCTGCATCGACATGGAGCACGCGCCGAACGACAGCCGCGATGTTGCATCGCAGTTGCGCGCGATCGCGGCCGCCCATCTGCCGAGCGAACCCGTCGTGCGCGTGCCGGCGCGCGAGCCGTGGCTCGTGAAGCGCGCGCTCGATGCCGGCGCGCGCACGCTGATGTTTCCATGCATCGAGACGGTCGACGACGCCGCGCACGCGGTGCGGCTGACGCGCTATCCGTCGCCCGAATCGCCGGACGGGCTGCGCGGTGTCGCGGGCATGGTGCGCGCGGCAGCGTTCGGGATGCGCCGAGATTACGTGCAGACGGCGAACGCGCAGGTCGCGGTGATCGTGCAGATCGAATCGGCGCGCGGCGTCGACGAAGTCGAGCGGATTGCGGCGCTGCCCGGCGTCGACTGCCTGTTCGTCGGTCCGGCCGATCTCGCGGCGAGCCTCGGACATCTCGGCGATATCCGCCACCCGGACGTCGAAACCGCGATGGCGCGCGTGCTCGCGGCCGGCCGGCAGGCCGGCGTCGCGGTCGGCATCTTCGCGGGCGATACGGCGGCCGCGCGCCAGTATCGCGAGGCCGGCTACCGGATGATCACGCTGTCGGCCGACGTCAGCTGGCTGTTGCGCGCCACGCGGCAGGCGCTGCAGGAGGTACGGTCATGA
- the queD gene encoding 6-carboxytetrahydropterin synthase QueD: MLITRKLEFDAGHRIPDHRSQCRNLHGHRYVLEVTLRGDLVDTEGAPDRGMVMDFADVKALAMEHLVGKWDHAFLVYARDEVVRSFLEQMADHKTVVIDRIPTVENLAAIAFDILANVYDAHYGVNLRLERVRLYETPNCWADVERQPGR; encoded by the coding sequence GTGCTGATTACCCGAAAACTCGAATTCGACGCGGGCCACCGCATTCCCGATCACCGCAGCCAGTGCCGGAACCTCCATGGTCATCGCTACGTGCTCGAAGTCACGCTGCGCGGCGATCTCGTCGATACCGAGGGGGCGCCCGACCGCGGCATGGTGATGGATTTCGCCGACGTGAAGGCGCTCGCGATGGAGCACCTGGTCGGCAAGTGGGACCACGCGTTCCTGGTTTACGCCCGCGACGAGGTCGTGCGCTCGTTCCTCGAGCAGATGGCCGACCACAAGACGGTCGTGATCGACCGGATCCCGACCGTCGAGAACCTCGCGGCGATCGCGTTCGACATCCTCGCGAACGTGTACGACGCGCACTACGGCGTGAACCTGCGGCTCGAGCGCGTGCGCCTGTACGAAACGCCGAACTGCTGGGCCGACGTCGAACGCCAGCCCGGCCGCTGA
- the queE gene encoding 7-carboxy-7-deazaguanine synthase: MTYAVKEIFYTLQGEGANAGRPAVFCRFAGCNLWSGREEDRAEAVCRFCDTDFVGTDGENGGKFKDAEALVATIAGLWPEGEAHRFVVCTGGEPMLQLDQPLVDALHAAGFEIAIETNGSLPVLESIDWICVSPKADAPLVVTKGNELKVVIPQDNQRLADYAKLDFEYFLVQPMDGPSRDLNTKLAIDWCKRHPQWRLSMQTHKYLNIP, translated from the coding sequence ATGACTTACGCGGTCAAGGAAATTTTCTACACGTTGCAGGGCGAGGGCGCGAACGCGGGCCGGCCGGCCGTGTTCTGCCGGTTCGCCGGCTGCAACCTGTGGTCGGGCCGCGAAGAGGATCGTGCGGAGGCCGTGTGCCGCTTCTGCGATACCGACTTCGTCGGCACCGACGGCGAGAACGGCGGCAAGTTCAAGGACGCCGAAGCGCTCGTCGCGACGATCGCCGGCTTGTGGCCGGAGGGCGAGGCGCACCGCTTCGTCGTCTGCACGGGCGGCGAGCCGATGCTGCAACTCGACCAGCCGCTCGTCGACGCATTGCACGCGGCCGGCTTCGAGATCGCGATCGAGACCAACGGTTCGCTGCCGGTGCTCGAATCGATCGACTGGATCTGCGTGAGCCCGAAGGCCGACGCGCCGCTCGTCGTCACGAAGGGCAACGAACTGAAGGTCGTGATCCCGCAGGACAACCAGCGGCTGGCCGACTACGCGAAGCTCGACTTCGAATACTTCCTCGTCCAGCCGATGGACGGCCCGTCGCGCGACCTGAATACGAAGCTCGCAATCGACTGGTGCAAGCGTCATCCGCAGTGGCGGCTGTCGATGCAGACCCACAAATATCTGAACATTCCCTGA
- the queC gene encoding 7-cyano-7-deazaguanine synthase QueC, protein MIRTDAKDGALVLFSGGQDSATCVAWALERYQTVETLGFDYGQRHRVELECREGVREALKRDFSAWSDRLGDDHMIDLSVLGAISDTAMTRTIEIETAANGLPNTFVPGRNLMFMTIAAAIAYRRGLRVLVGGMCETDFSGYPDCRDDTMKALQVALNLGMDTRIVLETPLMWLDKAQTWQLAEQLGGEALVELIRVETHTCYVGERAELHEWGFGCGECPACKLRKRGYEAYLKGERVTEAPL, encoded by the coding sequence GTGATTCGGACAGACGCTAAAGACGGCGCGCTCGTGTTGTTTTCCGGCGGGCAGGACTCGGCCACGTGCGTGGCCTGGGCTCTGGAACGCTACCAGACGGTCGAGACGCTCGGCTTCGATTACGGCCAGCGCCACCGCGTCGAGCTCGAGTGTCGCGAAGGCGTGCGCGAAGCACTGAAGCGCGATTTTTCCGCATGGTCGGACCGGCTCGGCGACGATCACATGATCGACCTGTCGGTGCTCGGCGCGATCAGCGATACCGCGATGACGCGCACGATCGAGATCGAGACGGCGGCGAACGGCTTGCCGAACACGTTCGTGCCGGGCCGCAACCTGATGTTCATGACGATCGCCGCGGCGATCGCCTATCGCCGCGGGCTGCGTGTGCTGGTCGGCGGAATGTGCGAGACCGATTTCTCGGGCTACCCCGACTGCCGCGACGACACGATGAAGGCGCTGCAGGTCGCGCTGAACCTCGGGATGGACACGCGCATCGTGCTCGAGACGCCGCTGATGTGGCTCGACAAGGCGCAGACGTGGCAGCTCGCCGAGCAGCTCGGCGGCGAAGCGCTCGTCGAACTGATCCGCGTCGAGACGCACACGTGCTATGTGGGCGAGCGAGCGGAATTGCACGAATGGGGCTTCGGCTGCGGCGAATGCCCCGCCTGCAAGCTGCGCAAGCGCGGCTACGAGGCTTACCTGAAGGGCGAGCGGGTGACCGAAGCGCCGCTGTGA
- the esaR gene encoding response regulator transcription factor EsaR: protein MATILVVDDEMGIRELLSEILSDEGHVVEAAENAQAAREYRLNQAPDLVLLDIWMPDTDGVTLLKEWAAQGLLTMPVIMMSGHATIDTAVEATKIGALDFLEKPIALQKLLKSVEHGLARGAAPVSANAAAKAGAGQAAGPAAVASAAALPTLGDDMASALGLAGQTAAIPFDIPLREARDAFERAYFEYHLARENGSMTRVAEKTGLERTHLYRKLKQLGVELGKKPSEGAV from the coding sequence ATGGCAACCATCCTGGTGGTAGATGATGAAATGGGCATCCGGGAATTGCTCTCGGAGATCCTCAGCGATGAAGGACATGTCGTCGAGGCAGCGGAGAACGCGCAGGCCGCGCGGGAATACCGGTTGAATCAGGCGCCCGATCTCGTGCTGCTCGATATCTGGATGCCCGATACCGACGGCGTGACGTTGCTCAAGGAGTGGGCGGCGCAGGGGCTGCTGACGATGCCCGTGATCATGATGTCCGGGCACGCGACGATCGATACGGCCGTCGAGGCGACGAAGATCGGCGCGCTCGATTTCCTCGAGAAGCCCATCGCGCTGCAGAAGCTGCTGAAGTCCGTCGAGCACGGTCTCGCACGCGGTGCGGCGCCGGTGTCCGCGAACGCGGCGGCGAAGGCCGGTGCGGGGCAGGCGGCGGGCCCGGCGGCGGTCGCATCCGCGGCCGCGCTGCCGACGCTCGGCGACGACATGGCTTCGGCGCTCGGCCTCGCGGGCCAGACGGCCGCGATCCCGTTCGACATTCCGTTGCGTGAAGCGCGCGATGCGTTCGAGCGTGCGTACTTCGAATATCACCTCGCGCGCGAAAACGGCAGCATGACGCGCGTCGCGGAGAAGACGGGCCTCGAGCGCACGCACCTGTATCGCAAGCTCAAGCAGCTCGGTGTCGAGCTCGGCAAGAAACCGTCCGAAGGCGCCGTATAA
- the esaS gene encoding sensor histidine kinase EsaS (Enhanced Sensitivity to Antibiotics Sensor) produces MLNKVRRAASGKSLLVRVIVSTVALTALLLLVLLAAASANTEFFDRYYSWLYATNIVVALVFLLVVLGLIGMIVVRLRRGKFGTRLLAKLAVFFALVGVVPGGIIYIVSYQFVSRSIESWFDVNVETALTAGLNLGRGMLDASLSDLQTKARLMSDQLASADANTNGTTLTLLRLRDQFGVQDATIVEPSRGGSGAAPDLHIVAQASGNFAALIPDDLPTPLMLSQAREHGAYAAIEGEVDGDPRAHGAKGALRLRVVRPIPDATTSLLQPAERFLQLTQPVPPTLAHNADAVQRAYREYQEKALGRTGLRKMYIGTLTLALFLATFIAMMLALALGQQLARPLFLLAQGTKEITEGDYTPKREIKTRDELGFLTQSFNAMTRQLSEARLAVEKNRVALEHSKTYLESILANLTAGVFVLDRQFRLTTANRGAERIFRQPFNALIGTTLDRIGVAAGFGAMVRKAFADREAASDGASGDRGHWQQQFAIEVPGEADPLTLLVRGTRLVSTIEGQADDPQTSGYVVVFDDISDVISAQRSVAWGEVARRLAHEIKNPLTPIQLSAERLQMKLSDKLAPPDADVLKRGATMIVNQVAAMKRMVDDFREYARTPPAVLANLQLNELASEVLGLYGVGEGKSAIVAELAPSLPVIRGDATQLRQVIHNLLQNAQDSVAESAHPRVLIETKTVEYGDPDAEGKTRVAVRLTVSDNGPGFPARILTRAFEPYVTTKAKGTGLGLATVKKIVDEHGARIDLRNRMHGETVEGAQVSILFLQMASDAPGAESGVQDGTAPAKTKASEQTKAA; encoded by the coding sequence GTGCTAAATAAAGTGCGCCGCGCGGCCAGCGGGAAGAGCCTCCTCGTTCGCGTGATCGTCTCGACCGTCGCGCTCACCGCACTGCTGCTGCTCGTGCTGCTCGCGGCCGCGAGCGCGAACACCGAATTCTTCGATCGCTACTACTCGTGGCTGTACGCGACGAACATCGTCGTCGCGCTCGTGTTCCTGCTCGTGGTGCTCGGGCTGATCGGGATGATCGTCGTGCGCCTGAGGAGGGGCAAGTTCGGCACGCGGCTGCTCGCGAAGCTCGCGGTGTTCTTCGCGCTCGTCGGCGTGGTGCCGGGCGGGATCATCTACATCGTGTCGTACCAGTTCGTGTCGCGCAGCATCGAGTCGTGGTTCGACGTGAACGTCGAGACGGCGCTGACGGCCGGCCTGAATCTCGGCCGCGGGATGCTCGATGCGTCGCTGTCCGATCTGCAGACGAAGGCGCGGCTGATGTCCGACCAGCTCGCGAGCGCCGACGCGAACACGAACGGCACGACACTCACGCTGCTGCGGCTGCGCGACCAGTTCGGCGTGCAGGACGCGACGATCGTCGAGCCGAGCCGCGGCGGCTCGGGCGCGGCGCCCGACCTGCACATCGTCGCGCAGGCGTCGGGCAATTTCGCGGCGCTGATTCCGGACGACCTGCCGACGCCGCTGATGCTGAGCCAGGCGCGCGAACACGGCGCGTACGCGGCGATCGAGGGCGAAGTCGACGGCGACCCGCGCGCGCACGGTGCGAAGGGTGCGCTGCGGCTGCGCGTCGTGCGGCCGATTCCCGATGCGACGACATCGCTGCTGCAGCCGGCGGAGCGCTTCCTGCAACTCACCCAGCCGGTGCCGCCCACCCTTGCCCACAACGCGGATGCCGTGCAGCGCGCGTATCGCGAGTACCAGGAAAAGGCGCTCGGCCGCACGGGGCTGCGCAAGATGTACATCGGCACGCTGACGCTCGCGCTGTTCCTCGCGACGTTCATCGCGATGATGCTCGCGCTCGCGCTCGGCCAGCAGCTCGCGCGGCCGCTGTTCCTGCTCGCACAGGGCACGAAGGAGATCACGGAAGGCGACTACACGCCGAAGCGCGAGATCAAGACGCGCGACGAGCTCGGCTTCCTCACGCAGTCGTTCAACGCGATGACGCGCCAGTTGTCCGAGGCGCGGCTCGCGGTCGAGAAGAACCGTGTCGCGCTCGAGCATTCGAAGACGTATCTCGAGAGTATCCTCGCGAACCTGACGGCCGGCGTGTTCGTGCTCGACCGCCAGTTCCGGCTGACGACGGCCAATCGCGGCGCCGAGCGGATCTTCCGGCAGCCGTTCAACGCGCTGATCGGCACGACGCTCGACCGGATCGGCGTGGCCGCCGGGTTCGGCGCGATGGTGCGCAAGGCGTTCGCCGATCGCGAGGCGGCATCCGACGGCGCCAGCGGCGATCGCGGCCACTGGCAGCAGCAGTTCGCGATCGAGGTGCCGGGCGAAGCCGATCCGCTGACGCTGCTCGTGCGCGGCACGCGCCTCGTATCGACGATCGAGGGGCAGGCCGACGATCCGCAGACGTCCGGTTACGTCGTCGTGTTCGACGACATTTCCGACGTGATTTCCGCGCAGCGTTCGGTCGCGTGGGGCGAGGTGGCGCGCCGGCTCGCGCACGAGATCAAGAATCCGCTGACGCCGATCCAGCTGTCGGCGGAGCGGTTGCAGATGAAGCTGTCCGACAAGCTCGCGCCGCCCGACGCCGATGTGCTCAAGCGCGGCGCGACGATGATCGTCAACCAGGTGGCCGCGATGAAGCGGATGGTCGACGATTTCCGCGAATACGCGCGCACGCCGCCGGCGGTGCTCGCGAACCTGCAGTTGAACGAACTGGCGAGCGAGGTGCTCGGGCTGTACGGGGTGGGCGAAGGCAAGAGCGCGATCGTCGCCGAGCTCGCGCCGTCGCTGCCGGTGATTCGCGGCGACGCGACGCAATTGCGCCAGGTGATTCACAACCTGCTGCAGAATGCGCAGGATTCGGTCGCGGAGTCAGCGCATCCGCGTGTGTTGATCGAAACCAAGACAGTAGAATATGGCGATCCCGACGCCGAGGGCAAAACACGCGTCGCGGTACGTCTTACCGTGTCCGACAACGGGCCCGGTTTTCCGGCGCGCATCCTGACCCGCGCGTTCGAGCCTTATGTGACGACGAAGGCGAAGGGCACGGGGCTGGGGTTGGCCACGGTCAAGAAAATCGTCGATGAGCACGGTGCGCGGATCGATCTGCGCAATCGCATGCACGGCGAGACCGTCGAGGGTGCGCAGGTGTCGATTCTGTTCCTGCAGATGGCGAGCGATGCGCCAGGCGCCGAATCGGGCGTGCAGGACGGGACGGCTCCCGCCAAGACAAAAGCAAGTGAGCAGACAAAGGCAGCGTAA
- a CDS encoding DUF4390 domain-containing protein yields the protein MTIKHLFPLRLAAVLMVALTLCLAVVRPAHAESIAVQRASLQADGSGWSLDARFDFELNPSLEDAVNKGIPVYFTTDFELSRARWYWLDEQPVSVSQTIRLSFQPLTREYRVSTGGLQLGFPSLKDALAVIRHITSWHVIDRSQVRSGETYTASVRMQLDTALMPKPFQVDAVNNRDWTLGSDWKRFTFTVTERAK from the coding sequence GTGACGATCAAACACCTTTTTCCACTTCGGCTCGCGGCCGTCCTGATGGTCGCGTTGACGCTGTGCCTGGCTGTCGTCCGGCCGGCGCATGCCGAGTCGATCGCCGTGCAGCGCGCGTCGCTCCAGGCCGACGGAAGCGGCTGGAGCCTCGATGCCCGCTTCGATTTCGAGCTGAACCCGAGCCTCGAGGATGCCGTCAACAAAGGCATTCCGGTGTATTTCACGACGGATTTCGAGTTGAGCCGTGCGCGCTGGTACTGGCTCGACGAACAGCCGGTATCGGTGTCGCAGACGATCCGCCTGTCGTTCCAGCCGCTCACGCGCGAGTATCGCGTGTCGACGGGCGGCCTGCAGCTCGGTTTCCCGTCGCTGAAGGATGCGCTTGCGGTCATCAGGCACATCACGTCGTGGCACGTGATCGACCGCAGCCAGGTGCGCTCGGGCGAAACCTACACGGCATCGGTGCGGATGCAGCTCGATACGGCGCTGATGCCGAAGCCGTTCCAGGTCGATGCGGTGAACAACCGCGACTGGACGCTCGGGTCGGACTGGAAGCGCTTCACTTTCACGGTGACCGAACGTGCTAAATAA
- the rsmB gene encoding 16S rRNA (cytosine(967)-C(5))-methyltransferase RsmB — protein sequence MTRTRSTAPSSSGRPARLSALHLAPDSLGFALDAAAQAVDAVRRGTALPAALSAVFAQMASGTQALARGATQDVAYRTMRRLGSADWLIGRLISKAPPAHVHAVLAGALALLLDPADEAAYPPFTVVDQAVTVIGARRECAFAKGMVNAVLRRFLRERDALVAALQDDVVARWNYRAWWVDSVKRAWPDAWQAILAAGERQGPLTLRVNARRASVDAYLDTLRASGIEATAIGKHAVRLASALPVDRIPGFADGVVSVQDAGAQLAAEWLGARDGMRVLDACAAPGGKTGHILELADAEVVALESDAARAARIGENLVRLSLAADVRVGDAGAPDAWYDGRPFDRILADVPCSASGIVRRHPDIRWLRREADIPALVTEQRRILSALWPLVKPGGELLYVTCSVFPEEGELQARWFEAACEDAVRLDAPGQLLPGGVQGGAAAGALDQNTDHDGFFYARFQKR from the coding sequence ATGACACGAACCCGTTCTACCGCTCCGTCTTCTTCCGGCCGCCCGGCGCGCCTGTCCGCGCTGCATCTCGCGCCCGATTCGCTCGGCTTCGCGCTCGACGCGGCCGCGCAGGCGGTCGATGCGGTACGACGCGGCACCGCGCTGCCGGCGGCACTCTCGGCGGTTTTCGCGCAGATGGCGTCCGGTACGCAGGCCCTTGCGCGCGGGGCGACGCAGGACGTCGCCTACCGGACGATGCGCCGTCTCGGCAGTGCGGACTGGCTGATCGGCCGGCTCATCAGCAAGGCGCCGCCCGCGCACGTGCACGCAGTCCTTGCCGGCGCGCTCGCGCTGCTGCTCGATCCGGCAGACGAGGCCGCGTATCCGCCGTTCACGGTGGTCGACCAGGCCGTGACCGTGATCGGCGCCCGCCGCGAATGCGCGTTCGCGAAGGGGATGGTCAACGCGGTGCTGCGCCGTTTCCTGCGCGAGCGCGACGCGCTCGTCGCGGCGCTGCAGGACGATGTCGTCGCGCGCTGGAATTACCGCGCGTGGTGGGTCGATTCGGTGAAGCGCGCATGGCCCGACGCATGGCAGGCGATCCTCGCGGCCGGCGAGCGCCAGGGGCCGCTGACGCTGCGCGTGAATGCGCGCCGCGCGAGCGTCGACGCGTATCTCGATACGCTGCGGGCGAGCGGAATCGAAGCGACCGCGATCGGCAAGCATGCAGTGCGGCTCGCGTCGGCGCTGCCGGTCGATCGCATTCCGGGGTTTGCCGACGGCGTCGTGTCGGTGCAGGATGCCGGTGCGCAACTCGCAGCCGAATGGCTTGGCGCGCGTGACGGCATGCGCGTGCTCGACGCATGCGCGGCGCCCGGCGGCAAGACCGGTCATATTCTCGAACTCGCCGATGCGGAAGTCGTTGCGCTGGAAAGCGACGCCGCGCGCGCGGCGCGGATCGGCGAGAACCTCGTGCGGCTGTCGCTCGCGGCGGACGTGCGCGTCGGCGACGCGGGTGCGCCCGACGCGTGGTACGACGGGCGCCCGTTCGATCGTATCCTGGCCGACGTGCCGTGCTCGGCGTCCGGTATCGTGCGTCGTCACCCGGACATCCGCTGGCTGCGTCGCGAGGCCGACATCCCGGCGCTCGTCACGGAACAGCGTCGCATCCTGTCGGCGTTGTGGCCGCTCGTGAAGCCGGGCGGCGAACTGCTTTACGTGACCTGTTCGGTCTTCCCCGAAGAAGGCGAATTGCAGGCCCGCTGGTTTGAAGCGGCCTGTGAAGATGCGGTACGATTGGACGCCCCCGGCCAACTGCTGCCGGGCGGAGTGCAGGGAGGGGCGGCCGCCGGCGCACTCGACCAGAACACCGATCACGACGGATTTTTCTACGCGCGGTTTCAGAAACGGTGA
- the htpX gene encoding zinc metalloprotease HtpX, whose product MFNWVKTAMLMAAITALFIVIGGMIGGSRGMTIALLFALGMNFFSYWFSDKMVLRMYNAQEVDENTAPQFYRMVRELATRANLPMPRVYLINEDAPNAFATGRNPEHAAVAATTGILRVLSEREMRGVMAHELAHVKHRDILISTITATMAGAISALANFAMFFGGRDENGRPANPIAGIAVALLAPIAGALIQMAISRAREFEADRGGAQISGDPQSLATALDKIHRYAAGIPFQAAEAHPATAQMMIMNPLHGGGLQNLFSTHPATEERIARLMEMARTGRFD is encoded by the coding sequence ATGTTCAATTGGGTCAAAACGGCGATGCTGATGGCCGCGATCACGGCCCTGTTCATCGTGATCGGCGGGATGATCGGCGGCTCACGCGGCATGACGATCGCGCTGCTGTTCGCGCTCGGCATGAATTTCTTCTCGTACTGGTTCTCCGACAAGATGGTGCTGCGCATGTACAACGCGCAGGAAGTCGACGAGAACACGGCGCCGCAGTTCTACCGGATGGTGCGCGAGCTGGCCACGCGCGCGAACCTGCCGATGCCGCGCGTCTACCTGATCAACGAGGATGCGCCGAACGCGTTCGCGACGGGCCGCAACCCCGAGCACGCGGCGGTCGCCGCGACGACGGGCATCCTGCGCGTGCTGTCGGAGCGCGAGATGCGCGGCGTGATGGCGCACGAGCTTGCACACGTGAAGCATCGCGACATCCTGATCTCGACGATCACCGCGACGATGGCGGGCGCGATCTCGGCGCTCGCGAACTTCGCGATGTTCTTCGGCGGGCGCGACGAGAACGGCCGGCCGGCCAACCCGATCGCGGGCATCGCGGTCGCGCTGCTCGCGCCGATCGCCGGCGCGCTGATCCAGATGGCGATCTCGCGGGCACGCGAGTTCGAGGCCGACCGCGGCGGCGCGCAGATTTCCGGCGATCCGCAGTCGCTCGCGACCGCGCTCGACAAGATCCATCGCTATGCGGCAGGCATTCCGTTCCAGGCGGCGGAAGCGCATCCGGCCACGGCGCAGATGATGATCATGAATCCGCTGCATGGTGGCGGATTGCAGAACCTGTTCTCGACGCACCCGGCCACCGAGGAGCGCATCGCGCGCTTGATGGAGATGGCGCGTACCGGCCGCTTCGATTGA